One region of Betaproteobacteria bacterium genomic DNA includes:
- the panB gene encoding 3-methyl-2-oxobutanoate hydroxymethyltransferase, with amino-acid sequence MSAQTITRRLTQADLAKLYAAGEKVVMFTCYDASFARLMDGAGVDSILIGDSLGNVIQGHDTTLPVTVTDIAYHTAAVKRGSDRPFIIADMPFGSYQESPESAFRNAVTLMAAGAQMVKLEGGQEMAKTVKFLVDRGIPVCGHIGLTPQSVHAMGGYKVQGKGEAAAQRLKDDAIALQDAGATMLVIEAIPAVLATEVTAMLHIITIGIGAGKETSGQVMVLHDALDVPPGKKAKFVKNFMEGAASIHDAICRAVTAVKDGSYPGPEHTYTA; translated from the coding sequence ATGTCTGCCCAAACCATTACCCGCCGCCTGACCCAGGCCGATCTCGCCAAGCTGTACGCCGCCGGCGAAAAAGTTGTCATGTTTACCTGCTACGACGCCAGTTTCGCCCGCCTGATGGATGGCGCCGGCGTTGACTCGATTCTGATCGGCGATTCGCTGGGCAACGTCATTCAGGGGCACGACACAACGCTGCCGGTCACCGTGACCGACATTGCCTACCACACGGCTGCCGTCAAGCGCGGTTCTGACCGCCCCTTCATCATCGCCGACATGCCTTTCGGCAGCTACCAGGAATCGCCAGAGAGCGCTTTCCGCAACGCCGTCACGCTGATGGCCGCCGGCGCGCAAATGGTCAAGCTCGAAGGCGGCCAGGAAATGGCAAAAACGGTCAAATTTCTGGTTGACCGTGGCATTCCGGTCTGCGGGCACATTGGCCTGACGCCGCAGTCGGTACATGCCATGGGCGGATACAAGGTCCAGGGCAAGGGCGAAGCCGCGGCGCAACGCCTCAAAGATGATGCGATTGCGCTACAAGATGCCGGGGCAACGATGCTCGTCATCGAAGCCATTCCCGCCGTGCTGGCCACCGAAGTCACGGCCATGCTGCACATCATCACCATCGGCATCGGTGCCGGCAAGGAAACCTCCGGCCAGGTCATGGTGCTGCACGATGCCCTCGACGTACCACCGGGCAAGAAGGCCAAGTTCGTCAAGAATTTCATGGAAGGCGCCGCGAGCATTCACGACGCCATTTGCCGTGCCGTTACTGCCGTCAAGGATGGCAGCTATCCCGGCCCCGAACACACCTACACCGCGTAA
- a CDS encoding DMT family protein, with protein MPVLWQTVTLLALSNVFMTFAWYSHLKNLNDKPWWIAALLSWGIALFEYLLQVPANRIGNTEMNLGQLKILQEVITLTVFVPFVVFYMGQPLKLDYLWAALCILGAVYFVFRT; from the coding sequence ATCCCCGTGCTCTGGCAGACGGTGACGCTGCTGGCCCTGTCGAATGTCTTCATGACTTTCGCCTGGTACTCTCACCTCAAGAACCTCAACGACAAGCCGTGGTGGATCGCCGCCCTGCTTTCCTGGGGCATCGCGCTGTTCGAGTACCTGCTGCAGGTACCAGCCAATCGCATCGGCAATACCGAGATGAACCTCGGTCAGCTCAAGATCCTGCAGGAAGTGATCACACTGACTGTCTTTGTTCCCTTTGTCGTCTTTTACATGGGCCAGCCGCTCAAGCTTGACTACTTATGGGCGGCTCTGTGTATCCTAGGCGCCGTCTATTTCGTTTTCAGGACTTGA
- the folK gene encoding 2-amino-4-hydroxy-6-hydroxymethyldihydropteridine diphosphokinase → MNTAYVALGANLGDPAATVRAAFAALANLPESRLVHSSSLYRTAPVGITEQPEFVNAVAELETTLAPESLLDALFEIEQRFGRIRAERNGPRTLDLDLLLYNDQQIDLPRLTVPHPRLHLRAFVLQPLGEIAPKLALPGRGTVAAWLPAVANQDIVKL, encoded by the coding sequence ATGAACACCGCTTACGTCGCGCTGGGGGCCAATCTGGGCGACCCAGCAGCTACCGTGCGCGCGGCCTTTGCAGCACTGGCCAATCTGCCGGAAAGCCGGCTCGTCCATAGCTCCTCGCTGTATCGCACGGCGCCGGTTGGCATTACCGAGCAACCTGAGTTCGTCAACGCGGTAGCCGAACTCGAAACCACACTGGCACCTGAGTCGCTACTCGACGCGCTGTTTGAGATCGAACAGCGTTTCGGCCGCATCCGCGCCGAACGCAACGGCCCGCGCACGCTGGACCTCGACCTGCTGCTCTACAACGACCAGCAGATCGACCTGCCACGCCTGACCGTGCCGCATCCGCGCCTGCATTTGCGCGCCTTCGTGCTCCAGCCGCTGGGTGAAATCGCCCCCAAACTGGCATTGCCGGGGCGTGGCACCGTCGCCGCCTGGCTACCGGCCGTCGCCAATCAGGACATCGTTAAGCTGTGA
- the pcnB gene encoding polynucleotide adenylyltransferase PcnB gives MIRKFISRVFSGKKPKAGKHEPAVIPVSSHGITRDRISSGSRRVCETLQGHGFKAYVVGGAVRDLLIGAEPKDFDIATDATPEEIRRSFRRSRIIGRRFQIVHVMMGQETLEVTTFRGMLDEKTKTDEHGRVLHDNVFGSHADDAARRDFTANALYYDPASEAVIDYHHGVGDLKQKTLRMIGEPRARYREDPVRMLRAVRLAAKLGLFIDPEAKKPIREMASLLENVPAARLFDEMLKLLTSGHSVKCITQLRDEGLHHGLLPLLDVILEQPMGEKFVMLSLKNTDDRIRLDKGVSPGFLFATLLWHEVLAHWEKLKAKGEAKIPALYQAMDTVIDVQGEKLAITRRIAGDIKDIWSLQPRFEARAGKRPYALLEQPRFRAGYDFLVLRAESGEIDMELADWWTRFQKVDGDERAEMLQPEQAGDKKRRRRKKKPAGDSAAASSPE, from the coding sequence GTGATCCGCAAATTCATTTCCCGCGTCTTCAGCGGCAAAAAGCCAAAAGCCGGCAAGCATGAACCGGCTGTCATTCCCGTCTCCAGCCACGGCATCACCCGCGACCGCATCAGCAGCGGCAGTCGGCGCGTCTGCGAAACCTTGCAGGGCCACGGTTTCAAGGCTTACGTGGTCGGCGGAGCAGTCCGTGACCTGTTGATCGGCGCCGAGCCAAAGGATTTCGACATTGCTACCGATGCGACGCCGGAAGAAATCCGCCGTTCCTTCCGTCGCTCGCGCATCATCGGCCGCCGCTTCCAGATCGTGCACGTCATGATGGGCCAGGAAACGCTGGAAGTGACCACCTTCCGCGGCATGCTGGACGAAAAGACCAAAACCGACGAACACGGCCGCGTCCTGCACGACAATGTTTTCGGCAGCCATGCCGACGACGCCGCCCGCCGCGACTTCACCGCCAACGCGCTGTATTACGATCCGGCCAGCGAGGCGGTCATCGACTACCACCATGGCGTCGGCGATCTCAAGCAAAAAACCCTGCGCATGATCGGCGAACCGCGCGCCCGCTACCGCGAAGACCCAGTTCGCATGCTGCGCGCCGTCCGCCTGGCCGCCAAGCTCGGCCTGTTCATTGACCCGGAAGCGAAAAAGCCGATCCGCGAAATGGCCAGCCTGCTCGAAAATGTGCCGGCCGCCCGCCTTTTTGACGAAATGCTCAAGCTGCTGACCTCCGGGCACTCGGTCAAATGCATCACCCAATTGCGCGACGAGGGCCTGCATCACGGCCTGCTACCGCTTCTCGACGTCATTCTCGAACAGCCGATGGGTGAAAAGTTCGTGATGCTGTCACTGAAAAACACCGATGATCGCATCCGGCTGGATAAGGGAGTTTCGCCCGGTTTCCTGTTCGCCACCCTGCTCTGGCACGAGGTGCTGGCGCATTGGGAAAAGCTCAAGGCCAAGGGCGAAGCGAAGATTCCGGCGCTGTATCAGGCGATGGACACCGTTATCGATGTGCAGGGCGAAAAACTGGCGATTACCCGCCGTATCGCTGGCGACATCAAGGATATCTGGTCCCTGCAACCACGCTTCGAAGCGCGCGCCGGCAAGCGCCCCTATGCCCTGCTGGAACAGCCGCGTTTCCGTGCCGGTTACGACTTTCTCGTCCTGCGCGCCGAATCCGGCGAAATCGACATGGAACTGGCCGATTGGTGGACGCGCTTCCAGAAGGTTGACGGCGACGAGCGCGCTGAAATGCTGCAACCCGAACAGGCTGGCGACAAGAAGCGCCGCCGTCGCAAGAAAAAGCCGGCCGGTGACAGCGCTGCTGCCAGCTCACCCGAATGA
- a CDS encoding HAD family hydrolase, translated as MNLALFDLDNTLLTGDSDFEWAQFLISKGIVDRELQEAKNIQFYEQYKAGTLDIHEFLAFQLAPLTRHSRAELDAWHREYMDRHILPIIGTAARTLVNKHLDAGDLCAIVTATNSFVTGPITREFGIPHLIGTVPAVNLKNGAFSGMPRGTPSFRDGKIERVESWLESLGLWWGSFTNSFFYSDSHNDLPLMGKVRTPVAVDPDDTLRAHAGEMGWKIITLR; from the coding sequence ATGAACCTGGCCCTTTTCGACCTCGACAACACTCTGCTCACTGGCGACTCCGACTTCGAGTGGGCGCAATTTCTGATCAGCAAAGGTATCGTCGACCGCGAACTGCAGGAGGCGAAAAACATCCAGTTCTATGAGCAATACAAGGCCGGCACGCTCGACATTCACGAATTCCTCGCCTTCCAGCTCGCCCCGCTGACCCGCCATTCGCGTGCCGAACTCGATGCCTGGCACCGCGAATACATGGATCGCCACATCCTGCCGATCATCGGCACGGCAGCCCGCACGCTAGTCAACAAGCATCTTGATGCCGGCGACCTGTGCGCCATCGTCACCGCCACCAACAGTTTCGTGACCGGCCCGATCACCCGCGAATTCGGCATTCCGCACCTCATCGGCACCGTTCCCGCGGTCAACCTGAAAAACGGGGCATTTTCCGGAATGCCGCGCGGCACCCCCTCCTTCCGCGATGGCAAGATCGAACGCGTGGAAAGCTGGCTCGAATCGCTCGGCCTGTGGTGGGGCAGCTTTACCAACAGTTTTTTCTACAGCGACTCGCATAACGACCTGCCGCTCATGGGCAAGGTCAGAACACCGGTGGCCGTCGATCCGGACGATACGCTACGCGCCCATGCCGGTGAAATGGGCTGGAAAATCATTACTCTGCGGTAG
- a CDS encoding DUF1003 domain-containing protein, whose amino-acid sequence MSHDKSPSGTCLVCGKPFPSRELISAPLIRANIADAIRAEHPDWSNSSNICQGDLAHYRGQYVHSLLISEKGELSELEKEVVHSLQTHQILAADVDSDYAEKWNLGERLADRIATFGGSWTFLILFGLFIVVWIMINSLVLYWRPVDPFPFILLNLVLSCLAAVQAPVIMMSQNRQEAKDRLRDRNDYQVNLKAELEIRQLHEKIDHLLSHQWERMIEIQEVQLDLLNELRRPR is encoded by the coding sequence ATGAGTCATGACAAGTCACCCAGCGGCACCTGCCTTGTCTGCGGCAAGCCTTTCCCTTCGCGGGAACTGATCTCCGCGCCGCTGATCCGCGCCAACATCGCGGACGCCATCCGCGCCGAGCATCCGGACTGGTCGAATAGCAGCAACATCTGCCAGGGCGATCTGGCTCACTATCGCGGACAGTACGTTCATTCCCTGCTCATCTCAGAAAAAGGCGAATTATCCGAGCTGGAAAAAGAGGTGGTGCACAGTCTGCAAACCCACCAGATTCTTGCCGCCGATGTCGACAGCGACTATGCAGAAAAATGGAATCTTGGCGAGCGCCTGGCCGACCGCATCGCGACGTTCGGTGGCAGCTGGACTTTCCTGATTCTCTTCGGCCTGTTCATCGTTGTCTGGATCATGATCAACTCGCTGGTTCTTTACTGGCGCCCGGTCGATCCCTTCCCGTTCATCCTGCTTAATCTCGTGCTGTCCTGCCTGGCCGCCGTCCAGGCGCCGGTGATCATGATGAGTCAAAACCGGCAGGAGGCAAAAGACCGCCTCCGCGACCGCAACGACTATCAGGTGAATCTGAAAGCCGAGCTTGAAATCCGCCAGCTTCACGAAAAAATCGACCACTTGCTGTCGCATCAATGGGAACGGATGATCGAAATCCAGGAAGTTCAGCTCGACCTGCTCAACGAATTGCGTCGTCCCCGGTAA
- the hda gene encoding DnaA regulatory inactivator Hda — protein sequence MLKSCPLLRSNLPMRQLILDLLPESPPSLDNFVAGGNAETLTLFTEWLAGTRVDTSFCLWGEAGSGRSHLLQASGFAHIDAALDPTLKRAPTTGQLAVDHVEMLNDAGQIALFNHFNRLKMASGMLLTAADQPPAHLALREDLRTRLGSGLICRLQPLSDTEKAEALAAQAKERALKLTPELIDYLMRHAPRDMRTLSSIMVALDQYTLEQKRVVTLPLLRELLQSPQG from the coding sequence ATGCTAAAATCGTGCCCCCTGCTTCGTTCCAACCTCCCGATGCGCCAGCTGATTCTCGATTTGCTGCCCGAAAGCCCGCCCTCGCTGGACAATTTCGTCGCCGGCGGCAATGCAGAAACACTGACCCTGTTCACCGAATGGCTGGCCGGGACGCGCGTCGATACTTCGTTTTGCCTGTGGGGCGAAGCCGGTTCCGGGCGTTCGCACTTGTTGCAGGCGAGCGGCTTCGCCCATATCGACGCCGCCCTCGACCCAACACTAAAAAGAGCGCCAACCACCGGACAACTGGCCGTGGATCACGTTGAAATGCTGAACGATGCCGGCCAGATCGCCCTCTTCAACCATTTCAATCGCCTGAAAATGGCCAGCGGCATGCTGTTGACCGCAGCCGATCAGCCGCCGGCTCATCTCGCTTTGCGTGAAGATCTGCGCACTCGCCTTGGCTCCGGTCTGATCTGCCGCCTGCAACCGCTCTCCGACACCGAAAAGGCCGAAGCGCTGGCCGCCCAAGCCAAGGAACGTGCCCTGAAGCTGACGCCGGAACTCATCGATTACCTGATGCGCCACGCGCCGCGCGACATGCGTACCTTGTCGTCGATCATGGTTGCGCTTGACCAATACACGCTGGAACAGAAACGCGTCGTCACCCTGCCGCTGCTGCGCGAGCTGCTGCAATCGCCGCAAGGCTGA